The Megasphaera stantonii genome includes a window with the following:
- a CDS encoding ACT domain-containing protein — MKEEKDYKFYLVREDILPEAIKKTIRVKEFLKHNQKTTINEAVRLMDLSRSAYYKYKDYVFPFHDVTQGRVVTISLMVLDKPGELSQILNAVAESNCSILTINQGIPLQGIADVSISIETKEMTIAVDDLIKRLEDLSGVRKVEIIGQA, encoded by the coding sequence ATGAAGGAAGAAAAAGACTACAAATTTTACTTAGTACGAGAAGATATTCTTCCCGAAGCAATTAAGAAGACGATTCGGGTAAAAGAGTTTTTAAAGCATAATCAGAAGACGACGATCAACGAAGCGGTGCGCCTTATGGACTTGAGCCGCAGCGCCTACTATAAGTATAAGGATTACGTCTTTCCCTTCCATGATGTAACACAAGGGCGCGTCGTGACGATTTCTCTTATGGTATTGGACAAGCCAGGCGAGTTGTCGCAGATATTAAATGCCGTAGCGGAAAGCAACTGCAGTATCCTGACGATTAATCAGGGCATTCCGCTGCAGGGTATTGCCGATGTCAGCATTTCCATTGAAACGAAGGAAATGACCATTGCCGTCGATGATTTGATTAAACGGCTGGAAGATCTGTCCGGCGTCCGCAAGGTAGAAATCATCGGCCAGGCGTGA
- a CDS encoding IS30 family transposase, producing MDHIHSNTIEDVRTPGRHLSLEERGMIQALHRQGLSLRNIAAAVGCAHTTVFYELRRGTPDRKSKHGRAPQYMAKRGQKAYAENRKNSRKPCKIDHDDCELFIQWMVERVRQERWSLDACVGYARRNKLFTPEQIPCTKTLYNMLWANKLPLSLFEVPQVLKHKRRRKWVRKNKRMKGRSIEERPAVVDDGTEMGHWEVDTVVGRRAGREAVVFTAVEKVTRNYIAIRIPGRTCAGVEAALAQLQERYGAEYFSQIFKTMTADNGPEFENLSQFESLGTKIYFTHPYSSWERAQNERHNGLLRDFIPKGMSMERFSDEDILNMADTLNQRPRRVLGYHTPSELFDAFLDEVYASECVS from the coding sequence ATGGATCACATCCATTCTAACACAATTGAGGACGTACGTACACCCGGCCGCCATCTTTCTTTGGAGGAACGTGGCATGATTCAGGCCCTGCATCGCCAGGGGCTTTCCCTTCGCAACATCGCTGCTGCAGTAGGATGTGCTCATACGACTGTTTTCTATGAACTTCGGCGTGGAACGCCGGATCGGAAAAGCAAGCACGGTCGTGCCCCTCAGTATATGGCAAAGCGCGGTCAGAAGGCTTATGCAGAGAATCGCAAGAACTCCAGGAAGCCTTGTAAAATCGATCATGACGACTGCGAGCTGTTTATCCAATGGATGGTGGAACGAGTCCGCCAGGAACGCTGGTCACTGGATGCCTGCGTTGGCTATGCTAGGCGAAATAAGCTATTTACTCCGGAACAGATTCCCTGTACCAAGACGCTCTACAACATGCTTTGGGCTAACAAACTTCCACTGTCACTCTTCGAGGTACCGCAGGTCTTGAAGCACAAACGCCGCCGCAAATGGGTGCGTAAGAACAAACGTATGAAGGGCCGCTCCATTGAGGAACGTCCTGCCGTCGTCGATGATGGTACCGAGATGGGCCACTGGGAAGTGGATACGGTCGTTGGTCGGCGCGCAGGTCGTGAAGCAGTAGTCTTCACCGCTGTTGAAAAGGTTACGCGCAACTACATCGCTATCCGAATTCCTGGACGTACCTGCGCCGGCGTTGAAGCTGCTCTTGCACAGTTGCAGGAGCGATATGGCGCAGAGTACTTCAGCCAGATCTTTAAGACGATGACGGCCGATAACGGTCCAGAGTTTGAGAACTTATCGCAGTTCGAGAGCCTCGGTACTAAGATATACTTTACACATCCGTACAGCTCATGGGAGCGGGCTCAGAACGAACGCCACAATGGCCTGCTGAGGGATTTCATCCCAAAGGGCATGTCCATGGAGCGGTTCTCTGATGAGGATATCCTGAACATGGCAGATACGCTGAACCAGCGCCCACGGCGTGTTTTGGGCTACCATACGCCGTCAGAGCTATTTGATGCATTCCTCGATGAAGTTTATGCTAGTGAGTGTGTTTCCTGA
- a CDS encoding O-antigen ligase family protein, translated as MNPVMNQYKMSSPAERARLRVVYALLGTVFFMPVNLIAMEICLALAVVFAAFCGWKYGFGPAPSIPLLVPAAGFCFAALLSLVGSPHGLMGFAFYCFTIVQYALLYMLVIFFVRGQAERHLLLTGLFVSAAVVCLYGLYQYAHMLTLGEAAWVDNSAFPLLQRRMYSTLYNPNLLSAFLLMVMGAAASMTICTGHRSHRWLYVGLFAALSLCLILTYSRGAWLSAAALVLFFGFVWDKRLWALFLLVPPVLLFYRGGVTNRLMSIFSYSEADTSVSMRLDMWNGALEMLGDHPVLGIGWGAFKYMYPVYNEFIQQAGITIYHAHNMFFNIAAETGLAGFFFFLWFFLGCGWYGLKVLRRGGLSHFDRAAAMTMSAAVISQAVCGLGDYDLFSTQISLTFWLLCGIFSNMFIDIQKNKKKSLRNNSQ; from the coding sequence ATGAACCCCGTGATGAATCAATATAAGATGAGCAGTCCCGCAGAACGGGCACGCCTCCGCGTGGTGTATGCCCTTCTGGGGACTGTCTTTTTTATGCCGGTCAATCTCATCGCCATGGAGATATGCCTGGCCCTGGCCGTCGTCTTTGCCGCCTTCTGCGGCTGGAAATACGGATTCGGCCCGGCGCCGTCCATTCCCTTGCTCGTGCCGGCGGCAGGCTTTTGTTTTGCGGCCCTGCTGTCCCTCGTCGGCTCGCCTCACGGGCTGATGGGATTTGCCTTTTATTGCTTTACCATCGTGCAATACGCCTTGTTGTATATGCTGGTCATCTTCTTCGTACGCGGCCAGGCCGAGCGCCATCTGCTGCTGACGGGGCTGTTCGTCAGCGCCGCAGTGGTCTGCCTGTACGGCTTGTACCAGTACGCCCACATGCTGACGCTGGGAGAGGCGGCGTGGGTCGATAACTCGGCTTTTCCCCTCCTGCAGCGCCGCATGTATTCGACGCTGTACAATCCCAACTTGCTGTCGGCCTTTCTCCTCATGGTCATGGGGGCTGCGGCTTCGATGACGATCTGCACCGGCCATCGGTCGCACCGCTGGCTGTACGTCGGCTTATTTGCCGCCTTGTCCCTGTGCCTGATCCTGACGTATTCCCGCGGCGCATGGCTCAGCGCGGCGGCGCTGGTGCTGTTCTTCGGCTTTGTCTGGGATAAGCGGCTGTGGGCCCTGTTTCTCCTCGTGCCGCCGGTACTGCTGTTTTACCGCGGCGGCGTAACGAACCGGCTTATGTCGATTTTTTCGTACAGCGAAGCCGATACGTCTGTATCCATGCGCCTGGACATGTGGAACGGCGCTCTGGAAATGCTGGGAGACCATCCCGTCCTGGGCATCGGCTGGGGAGCTTTTAAGTATATGTATCCCGTGTACAACGAGTTTATTCAGCAGGCCGGCATTACGATTTATCACGCTCACAATATGTTTTTCAACATTGCGGCGGAGACGGGGCTGGCAGGATTTTTCTTCTTCCTGTGGTTTTTCCTGGGCTGCGGGTGGTACGGACTGAAGGTTTTGCGGCGCGGCGGTTTGTCCCATTTCGACCGGGCCGCGGCCATGACGATGAGCGCCGCCGTCATATCGCAGGCCGTATGCGGGTTAGGAGATTATGATTTATTTAGTACCCAAATTTCACTTACTTTTTGGCTGCTATGCGGCATATTTTCTAATATGTTCATTGATATTCAAAAAAATAAGAAAAAAAGTTTGCGAAATAATTCACAATGA
- a CDS encoding bifunctional folylpolyglutamate synthase/dihydrofolate synthase has translation MTYEEAIYYLEHASQFGIQMGLGRIRELLKRLDNPQMKYKTVHVTGTNGKGSVTAMIASALCCAGIRTGRYTSPHLEDYTERIHVDGEDISRADFAEAVAVVSQAVEAMVADGVERPTEFEMITAAAFWHFAKAGVEYAVVEVGLGGLLDSTNVVVPEVSVITNVAMDHMKYCGNTIEEIAVQKAGTIKEGVPVVTTAEEPALSVIARKAYEMKSRLYALDRSFDVVGNAGPADPSVGQMVTVRERYGRDITATIPLVGKHQRVNCAAAVMALLLIASHEKRLTRTALEQGLSQVQWPGRFQVLRCGGVDVVIDGAHNPAGIDTFCKTYDDVFGTRKRVFLFSVLADKDYTHMVQELFHEDDYVVCAPAPTPRTADPRQMAAMLPCRADWADSLDAGLDKAFASVKDGEVLCIVGSLYIQGDVRRYLRKHYRQE, from the coding sequence ATGACCTACGAAGAAGCGATATATTATTTGGAACATGCCAGCCAATTCGGCATCCAAATGGGGCTCGGGCGCATTCGGGAACTCCTGAAGCGCCTGGACAATCCCCAGATGAAATATAAGACCGTCCATGTGACGGGGACGAATGGCAAGGGTTCCGTTACGGCTATGATCGCCAGCGCCCTGTGCTGTGCCGGCATCCGGACGGGCCGGTACACGTCGCCCCATCTGGAAGACTATACGGAGCGAATCCACGTCGACGGGGAAGACATCAGCCGGGCAGACTTCGCCGAAGCCGTAGCCGTCGTGTCTCAGGCCGTGGAAGCTATGGTAGCCGACGGCGTGGAGCGGCCGACGGAATTTGAAATGATTACGGCGGCGGCGTTCTGGCACTTTGCTAAGGCCGGCGTGGAATACGCCGTCGTCGAGGTGGGCTTAGGCGGTCTTCTCGATTCGACGAACGTCGTCGTGCCGGAAGTGTCGGTCATTACCAACGTGGCAATGGACCACATGAAGTACTGCGGCAATACGATAGAAGAAATCGCCGTCCAGAAGGCCGGCACCATCAAGGAAGGCGTGCCCGTCGTGACGACGGCGGAAGAACCGGCCTTGTCGGTCATCGCCCGCAAGGCCTATGAAATGAAGAGCCGCCTCTACGCTCTGGACCGCAGCTTCGACGTCGTAGGCAACGCCGGGCCGGCCGATCCGTCCGTCGGTCAGATGGTGACGGTGAGAGAGCGGTACGGCCGCGATATTACGGCGACGATTCCCCTCGTGGGCAAGCACCAGCGCGTTAACTGCGCCGCCGCCGTCATGGCCCTGCTGCTCATTGCCAGCCATGAAAAGCGGCTGACCCGCACGGCTTTGGAACAAGGCCTGTCGCAGGTACAATGGCCGGGACGGTTTCAGGTGCTGCGCTGCGGCGGCGTGGACGTCGTCATCGACGGAGCCCACAACCCGGCCGGCATAGATACGTTCTGCAAAACCTACGACGATGTCTTCGGCACGCGGAAGAGAGTATTTCTCTTTTCCGTGCTGGCCGATAAGGACTACACCCACATGGTGCAGGAATTGTTCCATGAAGACGATTACGTCGTCTGTGCGCCGGCTCCGACGCCGCGGACGGCGGACCCGCGGCAGATGGCGGCTATGCTGCCGTGCCGCGCCGACTGGGCGGACTCTCTGGACGCCGGGCTGGACAAGGCCTTTGCCTCCGTGAAGGACGGAGAGGTCCTGTGCATCGTCGGTTCCCTGTATATCCAGGGCGACGTGCGGCGGTATTTGCGGAAGCATTACCGGCAGGAATAA
- a CDS encoding homoserine dehydrogenase — MKKVSIALLGCGTVGKGVIDLLAMNGPLIEEQLDTEITIKRVLIRDMPKYEQMELPDDILLTTDFADIVNDDEIEIVVEVMGSADFAKDCIEQCFKKGKSVVSANKDLIADYGMPLLKMAKECNVDFQFEASVAGGIPIVRPMYSSLNSNTMEEIIGIMNGTTNYILSNMTDTGMSYETALKEAQEKGYAEADPTNDVSGYDAGRKIAILATLGFHSALTFNDVSVEGIENIAQEDIQHAREMGYVIKLLAIARQDGDGISLNVHPAFIRKGHPLANVGGAYNAVYVRGNCVGDVMFYGQGAGSLPTASAVVSDVMNVILHCNINITGSRDFVWHDPKLKPQDSICAPYYLRMVVDNAPGVLSSISAVLAQHKISIRSLIQKDETTEIAEIVILIDSSAAGLVNQSLKEIEDLACVRKIANAIRVIEV; from the coding sequence ATGAAAAAAGTGTCGATTGCATTATTGGGGTGCGGTACCGTTGGAAAAGGCGTCATCGATTTGCTGGCCATGAACGGCCCGCTGATTGAAGAACAGCTCGATACGGAAATTACGATTAAGCGCGTCTTGATTCGGGATATGCCGAAATATGAACAGATGGAATTGCCTGACGATATTTTGCTTACGACGGACTTTGCCGATATCGTCAACGATGACGAAATAGAGATTGTCGTTGAAGTCATGGGCAGCGCCGATTTTGCCAAGGACTGCATTGAGCAGTGCTTCAAAAAAGGCAAGAGCGTAGTCAGCGCCAACAAGGACCTCATTGCCGATTACGGTATGCCTTTGCTGAAGATGGCTAAGGAATGCAACGTAGACTTCCAGTTTGAAGCCAGCGTCGCCGGCGGGATTCCCATCGTGCGGCCTATGTACTCCTCTCTCAACAGCAATACGATGGAAGAAATCATCGGCATCATGAACGGCACGACAAACTATATTTTGTCGAATATGACCGATACGGGCATGTCCTATGAAACGGCGCTGAAGGAAGCTCAGGAAAAGGGCTACGCTGAAGCAGACCCGACAAACGACGTCAGCGGCTACGATGCAGGACGTAAAATCGCCATATTGGCTACGCTGGGCTTCCATTCGGCTCTTACCTTCAACGACGTATCCGTCGAAGGGATTGAAAACATCGCCCAGGAAGACATTCAGCATGCCCGGGAAATGGGCTATGTCATTAAGCTGCTGGCTATCGCCCGCCAGGATGGGGACGGCATATCCTTGAACGTCCATCCGGCCTTTATCCGCAAGGGCCACCCGCTGGCCAATGTCGGCGGCGCGTATAATGCCGTATACGTCCGCGGCAACTGCGTAGGCGACGTCATGTTCTATGGTCAGGGCGCAGGGTCCCTTCCGACGGCCAGCGCCGTCGTCAGCGACGTTATGAACGTCATTCTCCACTGCAACATCAACATTACGGGCAGCCGCGATTTCGTATGGCACGACCCGAAGCTGAAGCCGCAGGACTCGATTTGCGCGCCTTATTACCTGCGCATGGTTGTAGACAATGCGCCCGGCGTATTATCCAGCATTTCCGCTGTCCTGGCGCAGCATAAAATCAGTATCCGCTCTTTGATCCAGAAAGATGAGACGACGGAAATCGCCGAAATCGTCATCTTGATCGACAGCTCGGCGGCTGGCCTGGTTAACCAGTCCTTGAAAGAAATTGAAGACCTGGCCTGCGTCCGCAAGATTGCCAACGCGATCCGCGTTATCGAGGTATAA
- the thrB gene encoding homoserine kinase produces MTTRTLHVQVPATSANLGSGFDAVGIALNYFNEIYFTEDDKEFISVEIEGLGKGEIPETFADNMVGQAMERAAAYNGESLPKGGAVKLVNRIPPGRGMGSSSSAIIGGILIGDALTGSKMSKEDMLSLATEIEGHPDNVAPALLGGLTISIMDGGKTMTNVVPVGDDLSFITVSPDVEVFTEDARAVLPKEIAYKDAVFNVSRVSFLVSSLVTKQYDRLQYGLQDKLHVPYRIGLIPGGESVLKAAEDAGALGATISGSGSTLIAFAVQNEQAIMEAMMNEFKIRGIDSEGHILKCWNEGAQILP; encoded by the coding sequence ATGACGACAAGAACACTGCACGTGCAGGTGCCGGCCACATCGGCGAATCTCGGCTCGGGATTCGACGCCGTCGGCATTGCTCTCAACTATTTCAACGAAATATATTTTACAGAAGATGATAAAGAGTTTATTTCCGTAGAAATCGAAGGCTTGGGAAAGGGTGAAATTCCCGAAACCTTTGCCGATAATATGGTCGGCCAGGCTATGGAACGGGCCGCCGCGTACAACGGCGAGTCCCTGCCTAAAGGCGGCGCAGTGAAGCTCGTCAACCGCATCCCGCCGGGACGGGGCATGGGCAGCAGCTCGTCGGCCATTATCGGCGGCATCCTCATCGGCGACGCCTTGACGGGCTCCAAGATGAGCAAGGAAGACATGCTGTCCCTAGCTACGGAAATCGAAGGTCATCCGGACAACGTCGCGCCGGCCTTGCTGGGAGGCCTGACAATTTCTATTATGGACGGCGGTAAGACCATGACCAACGTCGTGCCTGTCGGAGATGATTTATCCTTTATTACCGTATCTCCCGACGTGGAAGTCTTTACGGAAGACGCCCGTGCCGTTCTGCCTAAGGAAATCGCCTATAAGGACGCCGTGTTCAACGTGAGCCGCGTCAGCTTCCTCGTCTCCTCCCTCGTTACGAAGCAGTACGACCGGCTGCAATACGGCCTGCAGGATAAACTCCACGTGCCGTACCGCATCGGCCTCATTCCCGGCGGAGAGTCTGTCCTGAAAGCAGCCGAAGACGCCGGCGCCCTGGGTGCGACGATCAGCGGCTCCGGCTCGACGCTCATCGCCTTCGCCGTGCAGAACGAACAGGCGATTATGGAAGCTATGATGAACGAGTTCAAAATACGGGGCATCGACTCGGAAGGCCATATCTTGAAATGCTGGAACGAGGGAGCGCAGATTCTCCCATGA
- the nudC gene encoding NAD(+) diphosphatase, which translates to MIQDIAPHQYHTEYNPVPVQDDGVILAYRGRTVLVRLEGEDKSFSYPTYADLADVPAERFRWLFREDDINYFLALEDIPEGRGFAYISINFMRAARPRFQAFAGVAGLSLHNWYSNHRFCGQCGRPMAHSDVERMVYCGHCHTMIYPRICPAVIVAVRNGDKLLVSTYAGREYTRAALIAGFAEVGETIEQTVHREVMEEVGVKVKNLRFYKSQPWCFTDTLLFGFFCDLDGDETLRVDHNELATAQWVERHDLPDDPEQASLTMEMITLFKQGKM; encoded by the coding sequence ATGATACAAGACATAGCGCCTCATCAATACCATACGGAATACAACCCTGTCCCCGTCCAGGACGACGGCGTGATTCTCGCCTATCGGGGCCGGACCGTCTTAGTGCGGCTGGAAGGAGAGGACAAGTCCTTTTCCTATCCGACCTACGCCGATTTGGCCGATGTGCCGGCAGAACGCTTTCGCTGGCTGTTCCGTGAAGACGACATCAATTATTTTTTAGCCTTGGAAGATATTCCGGAAGGCAGGGGCTTTGCCTATATATCCATCAACTTCATGCGCGCCGCCCGGCCCCGCTTTCAGGCCTTTGCCGGCGTGGCCGGCCTGTCCCTGCACAACTGGTACAGCAACCATCGCTTCTGCGGCCAGTGCGGCCGTCCGATGGCCCACAGCGACGTCGAGCGCATGGTGTACTGCGGCCATTGCCATACGATGATTTATCCGCGCATCTGCCCGGCTGTCATCGTTGCCGTGCGCAACGGAGACAAGCTCCTTGTATCGACCTACGCCGGCCGGGAATATACGCGGGCCGCTCTCATCGCCGGCTTTGCCGAGGTGGGAGAAACAATCGAACAGACCGTCCATCGCGAAGTCATGGAGGAAGTAGGCGTCAAGGTCAAGAACCTCCGCTTCTACAAGAGCCAGCCTTGGTGCTTCACCGACACCCTCTTATTCGGCTTTTTCTGCGACCTGGACGGCGACGAAACCCTGCGCGTCGACCACAACGAGCTGGCTACGGCACAATGGGTGGAACGGCACGACCTGCCGGACGACCCGGAACAGGCCAGCCTGACTATGGAAATGATTACCTTGTTTAAGCAGGGGAAGATGTAG
- a CDS encoding valine--tRNA ligase, with translation MKWNKESLGTYSPNDIEMKWYDFWEQNGYFHQDADPSRKPFSIVMPPPNVTGQLHMGHALDNTLQDILVRFKRMEGYNVAWIPGTDHAGIATQVKVEQQLAKEEGKTRYDIGREEFLKRVWAWKEQYGNRIEQQVRRLGSSCDWSRKRFTMDDICARAVREVFVSLYEKGLIYQGQRITNWCPHCHTALSDIEVDHSDVQGHLWYVKYPVVGEDDYIMIATTRPETIMGDTAVAVNPEDERMKKFIGKKVVIPLVNREVEVIADDYVDIGFGTGAVKITPAHDPNDFEMGQRHNLESIMIMNLDGTMNAEAGAKYEGMTREDCRKAVVADLEELGLLDHVEELNHAVGHCSRCKTTVEPFSTKQWFVKMKPLTTAALKAVADKETQFVPDRFVKTYNHWLEDVHDWCISRQLWWGHQIPAWYCDDCGETSVSRTDLTECPHCHSKHIHQDPDVLDTWFSSALWPFSTMGWPDTTEDIKQFFPTSVLVTGYDIIFFWVARMMFTTCEFMKDVPFRHVFIHGLVRDSQGRKMSKSLGNGIDPLGVCEEYGADALRFTLVTGNTPGNDMRFYMERVEANRNFANKIWNASKFVIMNLTDYDETFVPEESDLTLADRWILTSFNDTVRKVTADFDNFELGDAADAVYNFIWNSYCDWYIELAKQRLYKSEDERSKRTVQYVLVYVLTHTLEMLHPFMPFVTEHLWQHLPHEGESLIVAPWPQAQSHWDFAADAATMNTLMEAIKGIRNMRAESNVPMGKKAPVIMAPATDDMAKTLKTYESYFHTLAFADHVTLLAPGEAKPENAVVTVVPGIEVYLQLKDLIDVEKETARVHKEQEKMGKEIERLNKKLSNQGFLAKAPADVVEKEKAKLADYTEKMAALTKRLEDLAKL, from the coding sequence ATGAAGTGGAACAAGGAAAGCTTAGGAACGTATTCGCCGAACGACATTGAAATGAAATGGTATGATTTCTGGGAACAAAACGGGTATTTTCATCAGGACGCCGATCCGTCGAGAAAGCCCTTCAGCATCGTCATGCCGCCGCCGAACGTCACGGGGCAGCTGCATATGGGCCATGCCCTGGACAATACACTGCAGGATATTCTCGTCCGGTTTAAGCGCATGGAAGGCTATAACGTGGCCTGGATTCCGGGGACGGACCATGCCGGCATCGCGACGCAGGTAAAGGTAGAACAGCAGCTGGCTAAAGAAGAAGGCAAGACTCGCTACGACATTGGCCGCGAAGAATTTTTGAAACGCGTATGGGCCTGGAAGGAACAGTACGGCAATCGTATTGAACAGCAGGTCCGCCGTTTGGGCTCGTCGTGCGACTGGAGCCGCAAGCGCTTTACCATGGACGATATCTGCGCCCGCGCCGTCCGCGAAGTATTCGTGTCTCTTTATGAAAAGGGCCTGATTTATCAGGGCCAGCGCATTACGAACTGGTGCCCTCACTGCCATACGGCCTTGAGCGATATCGAAGTCGACCATTCGGACGTACAGGGCCATTTGTGGTATGTCAAATACCCCGTCGTCGGCGAAGACGACTACATCATGATCGCCACGACCCGCCCGGAAACGATCATGGGCGATACGGCCGTCGCCGTAAACCCTGAAGACGAACGGATGAAGAAGTTTATCGGCAAAAAGGTCGTCATCCCTCTCGTAAACCGCGAAGTCGAAGTCATTGCCGACGACTATGTCGACATCGGATTCGGGACAGGCGCCGTAAAGATTACGCCGGCCCACGACCCGAACGACTTTGAAATGGGCCAGCGCCACAACCTGGAATCCATTATGATCATGAACCTCGACGGCACGATGAACGCCGAAGCCGGCGCGAAGTACGAAGGCATGACCCGCGAAGACTGCCGCAAGGCCGTCGTCGCCGATTTGGAAGAGTTGGGCCTGCTGGATCACGTCGAAGAATTGAATCACGCCGTCGGCCACTGCTCGCGCTGCAAGACGACGGTTGAACCGTTCTCGACGAAGCAGTGGTTCGTCAAGATGAAGCCCCTCACGACGGCTGCCTTGAAAGCCGTTGCCGATAAGGAAACGCAGTTTGTGCCGGACCGCTTCGTCAAGACCTACAATCACTGGCTGGAAGACGTTCACGACTGGTGCATTTCCCGTCAGCTCTGGTGGGGCCATCAGATTCCGGCCTGGTACTGCGACGACTGCGGTGAAACGTCGGTCAGCCGCACGGACTTGACGGAATGCCCGCACTGCCACAGCAAGCACATCCATCAGGATCCGGACGTCCTCGATACGTGGTTCAGCTCGGCCCTGTGGCCCTTCTCGACGATGGGCTGGCCCGACACGACGGAAGATATTAAGCAGTTCTTCCCGACGAGCGTCCTCGTCACGGGCTACGACATCATCTTCTTCTGGGTCGCCCGCATGATGTTTACGACGTGCGAATTCATGAAGGACGTCCCCTTCCGCCACGTATTTATCCATGGCCTCGTCCGCGACAGCCAGGGCCGCAAGATGAGCAAGTCCCTGGGCAACGGCATCGATCCCTTGGGCGTATGCGAAGAATACGGCGCCGACGCCTTGCGCTTTACTCTCGTGACAGGCAACACGCCGGGCAACGACATGCGGTTCTACATGGAACGGGTCGAAGCAAACCGCAACTTTGCCAATAAGATTTGGAACGCTTCCAAGTTCGTCATCATGAACTTGACGGATTACGACGAAACCTTTGTGCCCGAAGAATCGGATTTGACCCTGGCCGACCGCTGGATTTTGACCTCCTTCAACGACACGGTCCGCAAGGTGACGGCTGATTTCGACAACTTCGAATTGGGCGACGCTGCCGACGCCGTATACAACTTCATTTGGAACTCCTACTGCGACTGGTACATCGAGTTGGCGAAACAGCGCCTGTATAAATCCGAAGATGAACGGAGCAAGCGGACTGTACAGTACGTCCTCGTATACGTCCTGACGCATACGCTGGAAATGCTCCATCCCTTCATGCCCTTCGTTACGGAGCACCTGTGGCAGCACCTGCCTCACGAAGGGGAAAGCCTCATCGTAGCGCCGTGGCCCCAGGCGCAGTCTCACTGGGATTTCGCCGCCGACGCCGCGACGATGAATACGCTCATGGAAGCTATCAAGGGTATCCGCAACATGCGCGCCGAATCGAACGTGCCTATGGGCAAGAAGGCTCCGGTCATCATGGCTCCTGCGACGGACGATATGGCTAAGACGTTGAAGACCTACGAATCGTACTTCCATACGCTGGCCTTCGCCGACCACGTAACCTTGCTGGCTCCGGGCGAAGCGAAGCCGGAAAACGCCGTCGTAACGGTCGTGCCGGGCATCGAAGTATACCTCCAGCTCAAGGATTTGATCGACGTCGAAAAAGAAACGGCCCGCGTCCATAAGGAACAGGAAAAGATGGGTAAAGAAATCGAACGCCTCAACAAAAAGCTGTCCAACCAGGGCTTCTTAGCCAAGGCGCCGGCAGACGTCGTAGAAAAGGAAAAGGCCAAGTTAGCCGATTATACGGAAAAGATGGCCGCTCTCACGAAGCGTCTGGAAGATTTGGCAAAACTCTAA
- a CDS encoding redox-sensing transcriptional repressor Rex, with amino-acid sequence MRQKKAISDAVIERLPLYYRDLLLLQDAGIDIISSEKLGERLGITPEQIRKDLTCFGAFGKKGVGYYVSELCQQIVEIIGLQQHWKIGIAGIGHLGWALANYKTFGRLGFRTAGLFDVDHRIIGQNVGGVVVTPIADMKDVIRKEGIQIGIITTPAAVAQQVADQMVEAGIQGIFSFAPLRLTVPDNIFVFREDLSIGLSRISYYLTNKKED; translated from the coding sequence ATGAGACAAAAAAAGGCTATATCAGATGCCGTCATCGAAAGATTGCCCTTGTATTACAGAGATTTATTGTTATTGCAAGATGCAGGGATTGATATTATATCGTCCGAGAAATTAGGTGAACGGCTGGGCATTACGCCGGAACAGATCCGCAAGGATTTGACGTGTTTCGGCGCGTTTGGAAAGAAAGGCGTAGGGTATTACGTCAGCGAGCTGTGTCAGCAGATCGTGGAAATCATCGGGCTGCAGCAGCATTGGAAAATCGGCATTGCCGGCATCGGCCATCTGGGCTGGGCCTTGGCTAACTATAAGACCTTCGGACGCCTGGGATTCCGTACGGCCGGCCTGTTCGACGTCGACCACCGGATTATCGGACAGAACGTCGGAGGCGTCGTCGTCACGCCTATTGCCGACATGAAGGACGTCATCCGGAAGGAAGGCATTCAAATCGGCATCATTACGACGCCTGCCGCCGTCGCGCAGCAGGTGGCGGACCAAATGGTGGAAGCGGGCATTCAGGGGATTTTTTCCTTCGCGCCCCTGCGCCTCACCGTGCCGGACAATATCTTCGTATTCCGCGAAGACCTGTCCATCGGCCTGAGCCGCATTTCCTATTATTTGACCAATAAAAAAGAAGACTGA